A window of the Scleropages formosus chromosome 5, fSclFor1.1, whole genome shotgun sequence genome harbors these coding sequences:
- the asxl1 gene encoding polycomb group protein ASXL1 isoform X3, with product MKDKQKRKKERTWAEAARMVLENFSDAPMTPKQILHVIQTKGLKEMRSGTAPLACLVTMLHSQVRGDRVKNSIFFKLPGRMSLFTLKKNALQWTKGPAGAEPAEAAGAATGPGAGTGESGEQESCDSTETTAASGENDASVDETSSSASCSTEPQPRLSRSSQSSRQRKKAVMMPRVVLTPLKVNGEHVPPGPMKRSRGVEVDFETPGSILVNTNIRALINTRTFAAFPPHYQQQLLMLLPEVDRQVGPDGLARLSSSALNNEFFTHASQSWKERLAEGEFTHEMQARFRQEMEKEKKVEAWKEKFFEEYHGQKSGLTQEESLKLTMDDGDDVVGRDVAGETLAGATTAATVAPKRRSVGRRRRDGRMRRRSRADLRRRARRPLCKVAPATEPTEKQLSSDTSAPTPTPSSTSEASGAPTEVVLQTESGAELHDIPTSPAVATEPEPEVSTRLSPEVAEVSTVSSSSDSPSPSCSSSPSSSSERRGSFTTGSDAPAAAASPLDQGTSCISGDASASASRDSSPATSPASPVAPAKEQKRRAEEPQGHSSFPEKRPRLDDRQSFRNTVDCVHSEKPQPTTEEPKVPPIRIQLSRIKPPWVKGPPTYQICPRIVPPGEGSRRCGTGARTLADIKARAQQARAQREAAAAVAATGDGAGPGGAGPGGGAGVSDRGSTSRRTREHPGPVEPGGAGGGGGGRASHPEEQGVAPHTHHPGTQLQLPSVELTAPPSSQPCPETLCDAPAEGGPEVTLPEEVSVSTGELSPLGATLDTPALSGIETEAGTSPDEEAEEGDAQDSSCDPIPECRAVILSGSQSSSGALPLLAPTSIPDTLPRFGARGVDVIRTLASVQPSEGENAGDKLPEGSMAHSSVGAVSDDCQQKPESKETSPKLSNGRSEEESDEEGAPELCGPEAALPAPVDCQVGPGPPQLPSSVDEDLGRDSDSTETASDFENETNEDSSDWCLESNSKKVHVVMAGPVVALSSKADDGVGYTQNPAHNQPQLSDAPQSQPVNQAHSPSATRSQLISQAHHASPPLKQAAIAALSQPVQSPPQNRAVVPAHLQLERNQIAPVVLKAGDADSSWSRADADECRTQGKVPVPPTEDCRASLRLTSTASAPRKVVSSVRPLSSVEANNPLVTQLLQGSLPLEKVLPQPHSGSKLEISRLPATVPAAGLPQLQPHSTARLEPGRHPSGQTRNPVLRPRGAPSPPESLGPETFPELLAQSHIKTPVSRASSAMGRSCGSAPPPPAPRSLQLQEQRRDVSQHIAAVGAVPVITALSSSRRASDFNQNTAFDPAPVKEPSATEPPQDGVPERPHGQPHPSTSQPHCRAVAETPSPPHGDLCPSEVVPTVKIDWRPKPSPQLSPAPAPTVKNEAARPSCQALAKSAASVITKKEPQNCAELRDPFPGAPGGAMESLRNMEMSLVRMAKKEQGKAYARPTDSTSPSSSVPFQVSLQQQLYGKLPKLPPGGGSGGTFSYTANVSVVDGSGFSRNIADGVLQLRQRAGSGASLSIQAFAESTADEVALKCSCRLKAMIMCQGCGAFCHDDCIGPSKLCVSCLVVR from the exons ATGAAGGAcaaacagaagagaaagaagGAGCGCACGTGGGCCGAGGCGGCGCGCATG GTGCTAGAGAATTTTTCCGATGCCCCTATGACACCCAAACAGATACTGCATGTCATTCAGACCAAGGGTCTCAAGGAGATGAGG agtggcACGGCACCCCTCGCCTGCCTGGTGACCATGCTGCACTCCCAGGTCCGTGGTGACAGGGTCAAGAACAGCATCTTCTTCAAGCTGCCTGGGCGCATGAGCCTCTTCACACTTAAG AAGAACGCCCTCCAGTGGACGAAGGGACCCGCAGGAGCGGAACCTGCTGAAGCGGCCGGCGCTGCGACGGGGCCAGGAGCCGGAACTGGGGAAAGTGGCGAACAGGAAAGCTGCGATTCGACCGAGACGACAGCCGCCAGCGGGGAGAACGACG CATCTGTGGATGAAACCTCATCCAGTGCCTCATGCTCCACAGAGCCCCAGCCTCGCCTGAGCCGCTCTTCACAG tCGAGCAGACAGAGGAAGAAGGCTGTGATGATGCCACGCGTTGTCCTCACGCCCCTCAAAGTCAACGGAGAGCATGTCCCACCAG GGCCTATGAAGAGAAGCCGAGGTGTGGAGGTGGACTTTGAGACGCCAGGCTCCATCCTGGTGAACACCAACATCCGTGCCCTCATCAACACTCGCACCTTCGCTGCCTTCCCTCCTCACTATCAGCAGCAACTGCTCATGCTTCTCCCGGAAGTGGATCGCCAG GTTGGCCCCGATGGCCTGGCCCGTCTCAGCAGCTCAGCGCTCAACAACGAGTTTTTCACCCATGCCTCTCAGAGCTGGAAGGAGAGGCTTGCTGAAG GTGAGTTCACCCACGAGATGCAGGCACGCTTCCGCCaagagatggagaaagaaaagaaggTAGAGGCCTGGAAGGAGAAGTTCTTTGAGGAATACCATGGGCAAAA GTCTGGCTTGACCCAGGAGGAGTCCCTCAAGCTGACGATGGACGACGGAGACGATGTGGTGGGCAGGGATGTGGCCGGCGAAACGCTAGCAGGGGCAACAACGGCTGCCACTGTGGCCCCCAAACGGCGCAGTGtagggcggcggcggcgagatGGGCGCATGCGCAGACGTTCTCGGGCCGACCTGAGGCGGCGGGCCCGGCGGCCGCTCTGCAAGGTGGCGCCGGCGACGGAGCCAACGGAAAAGCAGCTGTCCTCGGACACCTCAGCACCCACGCCCACCCCCTCGTCCACGTCGGAGGCCAGCGGTGCCCCCACAGAGGTTGTCCTCCAGACAGAGTCTGGAGCTGAGCTGCACGACATCCCCACTTCCCCCGCTGTTGCCACGGAGCCGGAACCTGAAGTGTCCACCCGGCTGTCCCCAGAGGTGGCAGAGGTCTCCACGGTGTCCTCCTCGTCAGACTCaccctctccttcctgctcGTCCTCTCCCTCGTCGTCCTCGGAGAGACGGGGCTCCTTCACCACCGGATCAGACGCGCCTGCCGCCGCCGCCAGCCCTCTGGACCAAGGTACCTCCTGCATTAGTGGCGATGCCTCGGCCAGCGCCAGCCGTGACAGCAGCCCAGCAACAAGCCCAGCCAGCCCCGTGGCGCCGGCCAAGGAGCAGAAGAGGAGGGCCGAGGAGCCCCAGGGCCACAGCAGCTTTCCCGAGAAGAGGCCGCGTCTCGATGACCGTCAGTCCTTTCGTAACACAGTTGACTGTGTTCACTCCGAAAAGCCCCAGCCCACAACGGAAGAACCCAAGGTCCCACCGATCCGG ATTCAGCTCTCCCGAATCAAACCGCCGTGGGTTAAGGGTCCGCCAACCTACCAGATCTGTCCCCGCATTGTGCCCCCCGGCGAGGGCTCCCGTCGCTGCGGCACCGGCGCTCGCACCCTGGCCGACATCAAGGCTCGTGCTCAGCAGGCCCGAGCCCAGCGTGAGgccgctgctgctgttgcagccACTGGGGACGGGGCAGGGCCGGGCGGGGCAGGCCCGGGGGGCGGTGCTGGAGTATCGGATCGCGGCAGCACCAGCCGGCGCACCAGAGAGCACCCGGGCCCCGTCGAACCTGGAGGGGCGGGGGGCGGCGGGGGAGGAAGAGCGAGCCACCCGGAGGAGCAGGGAGTGGCTCCGCACACTCATCATCCAGGAACACAACTACAGCTGCCCTCTGTAGAGCTCACAGCTCCGCCCTCTTCACAGCCATGCCCAGAGACACTGTGTGATGCTCCAGCAGAGGGAGGCCCTGAGGTGACCTTGCCGGAAGAGGTGTCCGTGTCTACAGGAGAGCTCAGCCCCCTGGGCGCCACCTTGGACACGCCAGCGCTGTCAGGCATCGAAACAGAGGCGGGGACATCCCCAGATGAGGAGGCTGAGGAAGGCGATGCCCAGGACTCCTCATGTGACCCCATCCCTGAGTGCAGGGCAGTCATCTTGTCGGGCAGCCAGAGCAGCTCGGGTGCACTGCCTCTCCTGGCACCCACCTCCATCCCAGACACACTACCCAGGTTTGGAGCCCGTGGTGTGGATGTCATAAGGACTCTAGCCTCCGTTCAGCCCTCGGAAGGGGAGAACGCTGGTGACAAGCTACCGGAGGGCAGCATGGCTCATAGCTCTGTGGGTGCGGTTTCGGACGATTGTCAGCAGAAGCCAGAGTCCAAGGAGACATCTCCTAAGCTCAGTAATGGAAGGAGTGAGGAAGAGAGCGATGAGGAAGGAGCCCCGGAGCTGTGTGGCCCAGAAGCAGCTCTTCCCGCTCCAGTGGACTGCCAGGTCGGTCCCGGGCCACCGCAGCTTCCCAGTAGTGTTGATGAGGACCTGGGCAGGGACAGCGACTCCACAGAGACCGCCTCGGACTTCGAGAACGAGACCAATGAGGACTCGAGTGACTGGTGCCTGGAGTCGAATTCAAAGAAGGTCCATGTTGTAATGGCCGGCCCAGTTGTGGCCCTTTCTTCAAAGGCTGATGATGGAGTCGGCTACACCCAAAACCCCGCCCACAACCAGCCTCAACTGTCAGATGCCCCTCAGAGCCAGCCAGTCAATCAGGCCCACTCTCCGAGCGCCACCCGTAGCCAGTTAATAAGCCAGGCCCATCATGCGAGCCCCCCGCTGAAGCAGGCAGCCATTGCTGCCCTCAGCCAGCCTGTGCAGAGCCCTCCCCAGAATCGGGCTGTGGTGCCGGCCCACCTTCAGCTGGAGAGGAACCAGATTGCCCCCGTGGTGCTGAAGGCCGGAGACGCTGACAGTTCATGGAGTAGAGCCGACGCAGACGAATGCAGGACCCAGGGGAAAGTTCCCGTGCCCCCCACTGAGGACTGCAGGGCCTCGCTGAGACTGACCAGTACCGCTAGCGCCCCCAGGAAGGTCGTCAGCTCCGTGCGGCCGCTTTCCTCTGTAGAGGCCAACAACCCGCTGGTGACGCAGCTGCTGCAGGGGAGCCTGCCCCTGGAGAAGGTGCTGCCCCAGCCCCACTCGGGCAGCAAGCTGGAGATCAGCCGCCTGCCGGCCACTGTGCCGGCAGCAGGTCTTCCCCAACTGCAGCCCCACAGTACCGCCCGGCTGGAGCCAGGCCGCCATCCCAGCGGGCAAACCAGGAACCCGGTGCTCCGGCCTCGGGGTGCACCCAGTCCTCCGGAGTCACTTGGCCCCGAAACGTTCCCCGAGCTATTGGCTCAGAGTCACATCAAGACTCCAGTGTCCCGTGCCTCCTCCGCAATGGGGCGGAGCTGTGGCtcagcccctccccctccagcacctAGGTCgctgcagctgcaggaacaGCGGCGTGATGTGTCGCAGCACATTGCCGCGGTGGGGGCGGTGCCTGTGATCACGGCACTTTCATCCTCCCGGCGGGCCTCAGACTTCAACCAGAACACGGCCTTTGATCCCGCACCGGTCAAGGAGCCATCTGCAACGGAGCCACCCCAAGACGGCGTCCCAGAGAGACCCCATGGCCAGCCACACCCGAGCACGTCACAGCCGCACTGCCGTGCTGTGGCAGAGACTCCTTCCCCACCGCACGGGGACCTGTGCCCCTCGGAGGTTGTCCCCACCGTTAAGATCGATTGGCGGCCCAAACCGAGCCCCCAGTTGTCCCCTGCGCCGGCACCTACCGTCAAGAACGAAGCAGCACGACCCTCCTGTCAGGCCCTCGCCAAGAGCGCCGCTTCCGTCATCACCAAAAAAGAGCCGCAGAACTGTGCGGAATTGCGCGATCCCTTCCCGGGGGCACCAGGGGGCGCTATGGAGAGCCTGCGCAACATGGAGATGTCCCTGGTGCGGATGGCTAAGAAGGAGCAGGGCAAAGCGTACGCACGGCCCACGGACTCCACCTCGCCGTCCTCCTCGGTGCCCTTCCAGGTGAGcctacagcagcagctctacggCAAGCTGCCCAAGCTGCCCCCTGGTGGCGGGAGCGGTGGAACTTTCAGCTACACGGCCAATGTGTCGGTCGTGGACGGCAGCGGCTTTTCGCGCAACATCGCAGACGGCGTCCTGCAGCTGCGGCAGCGTGCCGGTTCCGGCGCCTCGCTCAGCATCCAGGCGTTCGCGGAAAGCACGGCCGACGAAGTGGCGCTCAAGTGCTCCTGCAGACTCAAGGCCATGATCATGTGCCAGGGCTGCGGCGCCTTCTGCCACGACGACTGCATCGGGCCCTCCAAACTGTGCGTGTCCTGCCTTGTGGTCAGATAG
- the asxl1 gene encoding polycomb group protein ASXL1 isoform X1, translated as MKDKQKRKKERTWAEAARMVLENFSDAPMTPKQILHVIQTKGLKEMRSGTAPLACLVTMLHSQVRGDRVKNSIFFKLPGRMSLFTLKKNALQWTKGPAGAEPAEAAGAATGPGAGTGESGEQESCDSTETTAASGENDASVDETSSSASCSTEPQPRLSRSSQSSRQRKKAVMMPRVVLTPLKVNGEHVPPGLPGKRREGSGGASGSRPPLCSRSELGWRHGQRFKSMRALRSGPMKRSRGVEVDFETPGSILVNTNIRALINTRTFAAFPPHYQQQLLMLLPEVDRQVGPDGLARLSSSALNNEFFTHASQSWKERLAEGEFTHEMQARFRQEMEKEKKVEAWKEKFFEEYHGQKSGLTQEESLKLTMDDGDDVVGRDVAGETLAGATTAATVAPKRRSVGRRRRDGRMRRRSRADLRRRARRPLCKVAPATEPTEKQLSSDTSAPTPTPSSTSEASGAPTEVVLQTESGAELHDIPTSPAVATEPEPEVSTRLSPEVAEVSTVSSSSDSPSPSCSSSPSSSSERRGSFTTGSDAPAAAASPLDQGTSCISGDASASASRDSSPATSPASPVAPAKEQKRRAEEPQGHSSFPEKRPRLDDRQSFRNTVDCVHSEKPQPTTEEPKVPPIRIQLSRIKPPWVKGPPTYQICPRIVPPGEGSRRCGTGARTLADIKARAQQARAQREAAAAVAATGDGAGPGGAGPGGGAGVSDRGSTSRRTREHPGPVEPGGAGGGGGGRASHPEEQGVAPHTHHPGTQLQLPSVELTAPPSSQPCPETLCDAPAEGGPEVTLPEEVSVSTGELSPLGATLDTPALSGIETEAGTSPDEEAEEGDAQDSSCDPIPECRAVILSGSQSSSGALPLLAPTSIPDTLPRFGARGVDVIRTLASVQPSEGENAGDKLPEGSMAHSSVGAVSDDCQQKPESKETSPKLSNGRSEEESDEEGAPELCGPEAALPAPVDCQVGPGPPQLPSSVDEDLGRDSDSTETASDFENETNEDSSDWCLESNSKKVHVVMAGPVVALSSKADDGVGYTQNPAHNQPQLSDAPQSQPVNQAHSPSATRSQLISQAHHASPPLKQAAIAALSQPVQSPPQNRAVVPAHLQLERNQIAPVVLKAGDADSSWSRADADECRTQGKVPVPPTEDCRASLRLTSTASAPRKVVSSVRPLSSVEANNPLVTQLLQGSLPLEKVLPQPHSGSKLEISRLPATVPAAGLPQLQPHSTARLEPGRHPSGQTRNPVLRPRGAPSPPESLGPETFPELLAQSHIKTPVSRASSAMGRSCGSAPPPPAPRSLQLQEQRRDVSQHIAAVGAVPVITALSSSRRASDFNQNTAFDPAPVKEPSATEPPQDGVPERPHGQPHPSTSQPHCRAVAETPSPPHGDLCPSEVVPTVKIDWRPKPSPQLSPAPAPTVKNEAARPSCQALAKSAASVITKKEPQNCAELRDPFPGAPGGAMESLRNMEMSLVRMAKKEQGKAYARPTDSTSPSSSVPFQVSLQQQLYGKLPKLPPGGGSGGTFSYTANVSVVDGSGFSRNIADGVLQLRQRAGSGASLSIQAFAESTADEVALKCSCRLKAMIMCQGCGAFCHDDCIGPSKLCVSCLVVR; from the exons ATGAAGGAcaaacagaagagaaagaagGAGCGCACGTGGGCCGAGGCGGCGCGCATG GTGCTAGAGAATTTTTCCGATGCCCCTATGACACCCAAACAGATACTGCATGTCATTCAGACCAAGGGTCTCAAGGAGATGAGG agtggcACGGCACCCCTCGCCTGCCTGGTGACCATGCTGCACTCCCAGGTCCGTGGTGACAGGGTCAAGAACAGCATCTTCTTCAAGCTGCCTGGGCGCATGAGCCTCTTCACACTTAAG AAGAACGCCCTCCAGTGGACGAAGGGACCCGCAGGAGCGGAACCTGCTGAAGCGGCCGGCGCTGCGACGGGGCCAGGAGCCGGAACTGGGGAAAGTGGCGAACAGGAAAGCTGCGATTCGACCGAGACGACAGCCGCCAGCGGGGAGAACGACG CATCTGTGGATGAAACCTCATCCAGTGCCTCATGCTCCACAGAGCCCCAGCCTCGCCTGAGCCGCTCTTCACAG tCGAGCAGACAGAGGAAGAAGGCTGTGATGATGCCACGCGTTGTCCTCACGCCCCTCAAAGTCAACGGAGAGCATGTCCCACCAG GACTCCCAGGGAAGCGCAGGGAAGGGTCGGGGGGGGCCTCGGGGTCCCGGCCCCCGCTGTGCAGCCGCTCCGAGCTGGGCTGGAGGCACGGCCAGCGCTTCAAGAGCATGCGCGCCCTCCGTTCAG GGCCTATGAAGAGAAGCCGAGGTGTGGAGGTGGACTTTGAGACGCCAGGCTCCATCCTGGTGAACACCAACATCCGTGCCCTCATCAACACTCGCACCTTCGCTGCCTTCCCTCCTCACTATCAGCAGCAACTGCTCATGCTTCTCCCGGAAGTGGATCGCCAG GTTGGCCCCGATGGCCTGGCCCGTCTCAGCAGCTCAGCGCTCAACAACGAGTTTTTCACCCATGCCTCTCAGAGCTGGAAGGAGAGGCTTGCTGAAG GTGAGTTCACCCACGAGATGCAGGCACGCTTCCGCCaagagatggagaaagaaaagaaggTAGAGGCCTGGAAGGAGAAGTTCTTTGAGGAATACCATGGGCAAAA GTCTGGCTTGACCCAGGAGGAGTCCCTCAAGCTGACGATGGACGACGGAGACGATGTGGTGGGCAGGGATGTGGCCGGCGAAACGCTAGCAGGGGCAACAACGGCTGCCACTGTGGCCCCCAAACGGCGCAGTGtagggcggcggcggcgagatGGGCGCATGCGCAGACGTTCTCGGGCCGACCTGAGGCGGCGGGCCCGGCGGCCGCTCTGCAAGGTGGCGCCGGCGACGGAGCCAACGGAAAAGCAGCTGTCCTCGGACACCTCAGCACCCACGCCCACCCCCTCGTCCACGTCGGAGGCCAGCGGTGCCCCCACAGAGGTTGTCCTCCAGACAGAGTCTGGAGCTGAGCTGCACGACATCCCCACTTCCCCCGCTGTTGCCACGGAGCCGGAACCTGAAGTGTCCACCCGGCTGTCCCCAGAGGTGGCAGAGGTCTCCACGGTGTCCTCCTCGTCAGACTCaccctctccttcctgctcGTCCTCTCCCTCGTCGTCCTCGGAGAGACGGGGCTCCTTCACCACCGGATCAGACGCGCCTGCCGCCGCCGCCAGCCCTCTGGACCAAGGTACCTCCTGCATTAGTGGCGATGCCTCGGCCAGCGCCAGCCGTGACAGCAGCCCAGCAACAAGCCCAGCCAGCCCCGTGGCGCCGGCCAAGGAGCAGAAGAGGAGGGCCGAGGAGCCCCAGGGCCACAGCAGCTTTCCCGAGAAGAGGCCGCGTCTCGATGACCGTCAGTCCTTTCGTAACACAGTTGACTGTGTTCACTCCGAAAAGCCCCAGCCCACAACGGAAGAACCCAAGGTCCCACCGATCCGG ATTCAGCTCTCCCGAATCAAACCGCCGTGGGTTAAGGGTCCGCCAACCTACCAGATCTGTCCCCGCATTGTGCCCCCCGGCGAGGGCTCCCGTCGCTGCGGCACCGGCGCTCGCACCCTGGCCGACATCAAGGCTCGTGCTCAGCAGGCCCGAGCCCAGCGTGAGgccgctgctgctgttgcagccACTGGGGACGGGGCAGGGCCGGGCGGGGCAGGCCCGGGGGGCGGTGCTGGAGTATCGGATCGCGGCAGCACCAGCCGGCGCACCAGAGAGCACCCGGGCCCCGTCGAACCTGGAGGGGCGGGGGGCGGCGGGGGAGGAAGAGCGAGCCACCCGGAGGAGCAGGGAGTGGCTCCGCACACTCATCATCCAGGAACACAACTACAGCTGCCCTCTGTAGAGCTCACAGCTCCGCCCTCTTCACAGCCATGCCCAGAGACACTGTGTGATGCTCCAGCAGAGGGAGGCCCTGAGGTGACCTTGCCGGAAGAGGTGTCCGTGTCTACAGGAGAGCTCAGCCCCCTGGGCGCCACCTTGGACACGCCAGCGCTGTCAGGCATCGAAACAGAGGCGGGGACATCCCCAGATGAGGAGGCTGAGGAAGGCGATGCCCAGGACTCCTCATGTGACCCCATCCCTGAGTGCAGGGCAGTCATCTTGTCGGGCAGCCAGAGCAGCTCGGGTGCACTGCCTCTCCTGGCACCCACCTCCATCCCAGACACACTACCCAGGTTTGGAGCCCGTGGTGTGGATGTCATAAGGACTCTAGCCTCCGTTCAGCCCTCGGAAGGGGAGAACGCTGGTGACAAGCTACCGGAGGGCAGCATGGCTCATAGCTCTGTGGGTGCGGTTTCGGACGATTGTCAGCAGAAGCCAGAGTCCAAGGAGACATCTCCTAAGCTCAGTAATGGAAGGAGTGAGGAAGAGAGCGATGAGGAAGGAGCCCCGGAGCTGTGTGGCCCAGAAGCAGCTCTTCCCGCTCCAGTGGACTGCCAGGTCGGTCCCGGGCCACCGCAGCTTCCCAGTAGTGTTGATGAGGACCTGGGCAGGGACAGCGACTCCACAGAGACCGCCTCGGACTTCGAGAACGAGACCAATGAGGACTCGAGTGACTGGTGCCTGGAGTCGAATTCAAAGAAGGTCCATGTTGTAATGGCCGGCCCAGTTGTGGCCCTTTCTTCAAAGGCTGATGATGGAGTCGGCTACACCCAAAACCCCGCCCACAACCAGCCTCAACTGTCAGATGCCCCTCAGAGCCAGCCAGTCAATCAGGCCCACTCTCCGAGCGCCACCCGTAGCCAGTTAATAAGCCAGGCCCATCATGCGAGCCCCCCGCTGAAGCAGGCAGCCATTGCTGCCCTCAGCCAGCCTGTGCAGAGCCCTCCCCAGAATCGGGCTGTGGTGCCGGCCCACCTTCAGCTGGAGAGGAACCAGATTGCCCCCGTGGTGCTGAAGGCCGGAGACGCTGACAGTTCATGGAGTAGAGCCGACGCAGACGAATGCAGGACCCAGGGGAAAGTTCCCGTGCCCCCCACTGAGGACTGCAGGGCCTCGCTGAGACTGACCAGTACCGCTAGCGCCCCCAGGAAGGTCGTCAGCTCCGTGCGGCCGCTTTCCTCTGTAGAGGCCAACAACCCGCTGGTGACGCAGCTGCTGCAGGGGAGCCTGCCCCTGGAGAAGGTGCTGCCCCAGCCCCACTCGGGCAGCAAGCTGGAGATCAGCCGCCTGCCGGCCACTGTGCCGGCAGCAGGTCTTCCCCAACTGCAGCCCCACAGTACCGCCCGGCTGGAGCCAGGCCGCCATCCCAGCGGGCAAACCAGGAACCCGGTGCTCCGGCCTCGGGGTGCACCCAGTCCTCCGGAGTCACTTGGCCCCGAAACGTTCCCCGAGCTATTGGCTCAGAGTCACATCAAGACTCCAGTGTCCCGTGCCTCCTCCGCAATGGGGCGGAGCTGTGGCtcagcccctccccctccagcacctAGGTCgctgcagctgcaggaacaGCGGCGTGATGTGTCGCAGCACATTGCCGCGGTGGGGGCGGTGCCTGTGATCACGGCACTTTCATCCTCCCGGCGGGCCTCAGACTTCAACCAGAACACGGCCTTTGATCCCGCACCGGTCAAGGAGCCATCTGCAACGGAGCCACCCCAAGACGGCGTCCCAGAGAGACCCCATGGCCAGCCACACCCGAGCACGTCACAGCCGCACTGCCGTGCTGTGGCAGAGACTCCTTCCCCACCGCACGGGGACCTGTGCCCCTCGGAGGTTGTCCCCACCGTTAAGATCGATTGGCGGCCCAAACCGAGCCCCCAGTTGTCCCCTGCGCCGGCACCTACCGTCAAGAACGAAGCAGCACGACCCTCCTGTCAGGCCCTCGCCAAGAGCGCCGCTTCCGTCATCACCAAAAAAGAGCCGCAGAACTGTGCGGAATTGCGCGATCCCTTCCCGGGGGCACCAGGGGGCGCTATGGAGAGCCTGCGCAACATGGAGATGTCCCTGGTGCGGATGGCTAAGAAGGAGCAGGGCAAAGCGTACGCACGGCCCACGGACTCCACCTCGCCGTCCTCCTCGGTGCCCTTCCAGGTGAGcctacagcagcagctctacggCAAGCTGCCCAAGCTGCCCCCTGGTGGCGGGAGCGGTGGAACTTTCAGCTACACGGCCAATGTGTCGGTCGTGGACGGCAGCGGCTTTTCGCGCAACATCGCAGACGGCGTCCTGCAGCTGCGGCAGCGTGCCGGTTCCGGCGCCTCGCTCAGCATCCAGGCGTTCGCGGAAAGCACGGCCGACGAAGTGGCGCTCAAGTGCTCCTGCAGACTCAAGGCCATGATCATGTGCCAGGGCTGCGGCGCCTTCTGCCACGACGACTGCATCGGGCCCTCCAAACTGTGCGTGTCCTGCCTTGTGGTCAGATAG